A section of the Solitalea canadensis DSM 3403 genome encodes:
- a CDS encoding ACT domain-containing protein, which produces MVSEKRLYTLTLSCPDRTGIVAAVTSFIANLGGWITDASQHGDFSDHHFFMRVQKLRPIKPVTILQDFWRSGG; this is translated from the coding sequence ATGGTTTCTGAAAAACGTCTTTATACACTAACACTTTCTTGTCCCGATAGAACGGGAATTGTAGCCGCTGTAACTAGTTTCATTGCTAATTTGGGAGGGTGGATTACTGATGCCAGCCAGCATGGTGATTTCTCAGATCATCATTTTTTTATGCGTGTACAAAAATTACGACCTATAAAACCAGTAACTATCCTGCAAGATTTTTGGAGATCAGGAGGATAG
- a CDS encoding c-type cytochrome: protein MLRNLTNFVFLVAFFYSCGNVSEHNATDDKGKSFYGKDESFYEGIGVGPIKSVQLSDTLNEEWVKKGQTIYQQKCIACHNLTTERLIGPGWKGVTLRRRPEWIMNMVINPDEMVSSDLMAQQMMEEYKTKMLNQHLNEIDARMILEFMRKNDEGLSSSTK, encoded by the coding sequence ATGCTAAGAAATCTGACAAACTTCGTTTTTCTTGTGGCCTTCTTTTACTCATGTGGTAACGTATCTGAACACAATGCTACTGATGATAAAGGCAAATCTTTTTATGGAAAAGACGAATCCTTTTATGAAGGGATTGGAGTAGGTCCGATCAAGTCGGTCCAACTTTCAGATACATTAAATGAAGAATGGGTTAAGAAAGGGCAGACTATTTATCAGCAAAAGTGTATTGCTTGTCATAATCTCACTACCGAAAGGCTAATTGGACCGGGCTGGAAAGGCGTTACTTTGAGAAGAAGACCTGAATGGATAATGAACATGGTAATAAATCCGGATGAGATGGTAAGCAGTGATTTGATGGCGCAGCAAATGATGGAGGAATACAAAACTAAAATGCTTAACCAACACCTAAATGAAATAGATGCTAGGATGATATTGGAGTTTATGAGGAAAAATGATGAAGGGCTTTCCTCTTCAACAAAATAA
- the dnaK gene encoding molecular chaperone DnaK, producing the protein MSKIIGIDLGTTNSCVAVMEGNEPVVIPNSEGRRTTPSIVAFVENGERKVGDPAKRQAITNPKKTIYSIKRFMGNSFGEVDKEIARVPYTVVKGDNNTPRVQIDDRTYTPQEISAMILQKMKKTAEDYLGTEVTEAVITVPAYFNDAQRQATKEAGEIAGLTVKRIINEPTAAALAYGMDKAHKDMKIVVFDCGGGTHDVSILELGDGVFEVKSTDGDTHLGGDDFDQVIIDWLAEEFKNDEGLDLRKDPMALQRLKEAAEKAKIELSSAASTEINLPYIMPVDGVPKHLVRTLSRAKFEQLADSLIKRTIEPCRTALKNAGLSVGDIDEVILVGGSTRIPAIQEAVQSFFGKAPSKGVNPDEVVAIGAAIQGGVLTGEVKDVLLLDVTPLSLGIETMGGVMTRLIESNTTIPTKRSEVFSTASDNQPSVEIHVLQGERPMANQNRTIGRFHLDGIPPAPRGIPQIEVAFDIDANGILHVLAKDKATGKEQKIRIEASSGLSDAEIEKMKKEAEANAEADKKAKEEIEKLNAADSLIFSTEKQLKEYGDKLSAGNKTAIEDALKQLKDAHAAKDFAGIEAASTALTNAWNAASEEMYKATQDAGAQPGPDAGQSSSGDNNSGDVKDVDFEEVK; encoded by the coding sequence ATGTCAAAAATTATAGGAATAGACTTAGGAACTACCAACTCATGCGTTGCCGTTATGGAAGGTAACGAACCGGTAGTAATTCCAAACAGTGAGGGACGTAGAACAACTCCTTCAATTGTTGCATTTGTTGAGAACGGTGAGCGTAAAGTAGGTGATCCTGCTAAGCGTCAGGCTATCACAAACCCTAAGAAAACGATTTACTCTATTAAGCGTTTCATGGGAAATAGCTTTGGTGAGGTTGATAAAGAGATTGCCCGTGTACCTTATACGGTTGTAAAAGGAGATAATAACACTCCACGCGTACAAATCGACGACCGCACTTACACTCCTCAGGAAATTTCAGCTATGATTCTTCAGAAAATGAAAAAAACTGCTGAAGATTATTTAGGTACTGAAGTTACAGAAGCGGTTATTACTGTACCGGCTTACTTTAATGATGCACAACGTCAGGCTACTAAAGAAGCAGGAGAGATTGCGGGCTTAACAGTTAAACGTATTATCAATGAGCCTACTGCTGCTGCATTAGCTTACGGTATGGATAAAGCTCACAAGGATATGAAAATCGTAGTGTTCGACTGTGGTGGTGGTACACATGACGTTTCAATTCTTGAATTAGGAGATGGCGTATTCGAAGTTAAATCTACTGATGGTGATACTCACTTAGGTGGTGACGACTTTGATCAAGTTATTATCGACTGGTTGGCGGAAGAATTTAAAAATGATGAAGGTTTAGATCTTCGCAAAGACCCAATGGCTTTACAGCGTTTGAAAGAAGCTGCTGAAAAAGCTAAAATTGAGTTGTCAAGCGCAGCATCAACCGAAATCAACTTACCATACATTATGCCTGTTGATGGCGTGCCAAAACACTTAGTGCGTACTTTAAGTCGTGCTAAATTTGAGCAATTGGCAGATTCTCTGATCAAACGCACGATTGAGCCTTGCAGAACTGCATTGAAAAATGCCGGTTTATCGGTAGGTGATATTGATGAAGTGATTTTAGTAGGTGGTTCTACTCGTATCCCTGCTATTCAAGAAGCTGTTCAGTCATTCTTCGGTAAAGCTCCATCAAAAGGTGTTAACCCTGATGAAGTTGTTGCGATCGGTGCAGCAATTCAAGGTGGTGTATTAACTGGTGAAGTTAAAGATGTATTATTATTGGATGTAACCCCACTTTCATTAGGTATTGAAACAATGGGTGGCGTTATGACTCGCTTAATTGAGTCGAATACAACCATTCCTACTAAACGTAGTGAAGTATTCTCAACAGCTTCTGATAATCAGCCATCAGTAGAAATTCACGTATTGCAAGGTGAGCGCCCAATGGCTAACCAAAACCGCACAATTGGTCGTTTCCACTTAGATGGTATTCCACCTGCTCCACGTGGTATTCCTCAGATTGAAGTAGCTTTTGATATTGATGCTAACGGTATCTTGCATGTATTAGCTAAAGATAAAGCTACCGGTAAAGAGCAAAAGATTCGTATTGAAGCAAGTTCAGGTTTATCTGATGCTGAAATCGAAAAGATGAAAAAAGAAGCCGAAGCAAATGCTGAGGCAGATAAAAAAGCCAAAGAAGAAATCGAAAAGCTGAATGCAGCTGATTCATTGATCTTCTCAACTGAAAAACAGTTGAAAGAGTATGGAGATAAGCTTTCTGCAGGAAATAAAACAGCAATTGAAGATGCATTGAAACAATTGAAAGATGCTCATGCTGCTAAAGATTTTGCAGGAATCGAAGCCGCTTCAACTGCTTTAACAAATGCTTGGAATGCAGCTTCTGAAGAAATGTACAAAGCCACTCAGGATGCAGGTGCACAACCAGGTCCGGATGCTGGTCAGTCATCTTCAGGTGATAACAACAGCGGCGATGTTAAAGACGTTGATTTCGAAGAAGTGAAATAA
- a CDS encoding polysaccharide biosynthesis/export family protein produces MKFNFYKSFIALTLGLSIFCSTSCVNKKEIVYFQPKVGETEIEHQLIKQKFNAKIQSGDILGIMVNSISAEANAMFNPYASVPTMQQVAQTTAPLPAVGYLTDNNGEITIPLVGKVKVTDLTTQEAADVLTEKLNKYLVEPTVNVRILNFKVSVLGEVNRPAVYTVSNERITLPEAIALAGDLSIYGQRKNIMVIRETNGERIFAHVDLTKRDVFNSPYYYLHPNDVIYIEPGTGKITSTDRTYQLAPMIISALSLLTVIITTIAK; encoded by the coding sequence ATGAAGTTTAACTTCTATAAATCTTTTATTGCTCTTACATTGGGTTTATCAATCTTTTGCAGCACCTCCTGCGTAAACAAAAAAGAGATAGTTTACTTTCAACCCAAAGTCGGTGAAACAGAAATTGAACATCAACTTATAAAGCAAAAATTTAACGCTAAAATTCAATCTGGTGATATATTAGGCATAATGGTTAACAGTATTAGTGCTGAAGCTAATGCTATGTTTAACCCTTATGCTTCTGTACCCACAATGCAACAGGTTGCACAAACAACGGCACCATTGCCAGCAGTTGGCTACTTAACCGATAATAATGGCGAAATCACTATTCCTTTAGTTGGAAAAGTTAAAGTGACTGACTTAACTACACAAGAAGCAGCTGATGTTTTAACAGAGAAGTTGAATAAATATTTGGTTGAACCAACTGTAAACGTAAGAATACTAAATTTTAAAGTTTCAGTTCTGGGAGAAGTAAACCGGCCTGCTGTTTATACTGTGTCTAATGAAAGAATTACATTACCTGAAGCTATTGCATTAGCTGGTGATCTATCAATTTATGGACAACGTAAAAACATTATGGTTATTCGTGAAACGAATGGCGAACGAATATTTGCTCATGTAGATCTCACCAAACGTGATGTATTTAATTCTCCTTACTATTATCTACATCCAAATGATGTGATTTATATTGAACCAGGAACTGGCAAAATTACCTCCACAGACCGAACGTATCAATTAGCACCAATGATTATTAGTGCACTCTCATTATTGACCGTTATAATCACAACAATAGCCAAATAA
- a CDS encoding GumC family protein, with amino-acid sequence MSTPSIDPFFSEPDKLTDFNLKATVLKYVAYWQWFTISMIAALGVAYFFMNTQNPEYAIRTSIMIKDEKKGLGQDELMKQLDIFGSNKVVENEIEVLKSYTLMEKVIKDLNLNIVYSHVDGLRQVDLYKQSPIIIDLIQPNDAIYAEPLEVKILNKTSVEVNEKEFPLNKIIKTQYGIIRFTTTGSNPAITHLTVAVKPLNAQVEKYLSIINIEAASKMSSVLNISLSTPVPQKGKDLLNKLVEEYNIASIADKNEVARITLDFIEERLKLISGDLSTVEKNVEDFKTREGITDISAESKLFLESVKENDAQLNQVKIQQSVLNNIADYVRGKANGSNTVPATLGISDPNLLKTIEQLNELELKRKSAVKLVRSDNPIIIGYDEQIQSLKLSLKDILITLNNSLNITRAKLENENARMEAVIRTVPRKERQLVDISRQQAIKNNLYLFLLQKREETALSYASTVPDSRTIDTARSSTKPVKIISRNIYLLFALLGLLFPVVVIYIIELLNDKITTRKEIERQTQAPIMGEISLSEQNSLITSKNNRSVLAEQTRSLRTSLSFLAPKTKLKSLLFTSSISGEGKSFVSLNLGASLSLANKKTIILELDLRKPKLHKYLNLNNSTGLSNYLAGYTSLNEIIQKVPGHDNYFIITAGPLPPNPAELLMFGSLTELFIQLRKDFDYIIIDAPPIGLVTDAQILAEQADATLFVIRHNYTPKLQLKRLNELFKERRFKNFGLVFNAINESARYGSEYGYGYGYGNGYYIGNNTVESRTEKVRA; translated from the coding sequence ATGAGCACACCAAGTATAGATCCTTTCTTTTCTGAGCCGGATAAACTTACTGACTTTAACCTTAAAGCTACAGTATTAAAGTACGTTGCCTATTGGCAGTGGTTTACAATATCAATGATCGCCGCTCTGGGAGTAGCCTACTTCTTTATGAATACCCAAAATCCTGAGTATGCTATTCGGACAAGTATCATGATCAAGGATGAAAAAAAGGGACTGGGACAGGATGAGCTCATGAAACAGTTGGATATTTTTGGATCTAACAAGGTGGTTGAGAATGAAATTGAGGTGTTGAAATCATATACCTTAATGGAAAAGGTAATAAAGGATCTGAATCTTAATATTGTCTATAGTCACGTGGACGGATTAAGACAAGTTGATCTTTATAAACAAAGTCCAATTATCATTGATCTGATTCAACCCAACGACGCAATATACGCTGAACCCTTAGAAGTAAAGATTCTTAATAAAACAAGTGTCGAAGTAAATGAAAAGGAGTTTCCTTTAAATAAAATTATAAAAACTCAATATGGAATAATCAGGTTTACAACAACGGGATCAAATCCTGCTATTACCCATCTTACAGTTGCTGTTAAGCCATTAAACGCTCAGGTCGAAAAATACTTGTCAATAATAAATATAGAAGCTGCGAGTAAAATGTCTTCTGTATTAAACATTAGCTTAAGTACTCCCGTTCCTCAAAAAGGAAAAGATCTACTTAATAAACTTGTCGAGGAATACAACATAGCATCAATTGCTGATAAAAACGAGGTAGCCCGCATAACCCTTGATTTCATCGAAGAAAGATTAAAGCTAATTTCAGGAGATCTTAGTACCGTTGAAAAAAACGTTGAAGATTTTAAAACACGTGAAGGTATAACCGATATAAGTGCGGAGTCTAAGCTATTCTTAGAAAGCGTAAAAGAAAATGATGCACAACTAAATCAGGTCAAGATTCAACAAAGTGTTTTAAATAATATTGCTGATTATGTTCGAGGAAAGGCCAATGGTAGTAATACAGTTCCTGCAACATTGGGAATTTCAGACCCTAATCTGCTTAAAACTATTGAACAATTAAATGAACTGGAACTCAAACGTAAAAGTGCGGTAAAATTAGTTAGGTCTGACAATCCCATTATTATAGGCTATGATGAGCAAATTCAAAGTTTAAAACTTAGCCTGAAGGATATTCTGATTACATTAAACAATAGTTTAAATATTACTCGGGCAAAACTTGAGAATGAGAATGCTCGAATGGAAGCTGTTATTCGTACTGTTCCACGAAAAGAACGACAATTAGTTGATATTAGCCGACAACAAGCTATTAAAAATAATCTATACCTGTTTTTATTGCAAAAAAGGGAGGAGACTGCTCTTTCTTATGCATCAACGGTTCCGGACAGCCGTACTATTGATACAGCTAGAAGTAGCACAAAACCGGTAAAAATTATTAGCCGGAATATTTATTTACTATTTGCCTTATTAGGATTATTATTCCCAGTTGTTGTAATCTATATTATTGAGTTACTTAATGACAAAATAACAACACGTAAGGAGATCGAAAGGCAGACACAGGCTCCGATTATGGGAGAAATATCGTTAAGTGAGCAAAACTCACTCATAACCTCAAAAAATAATCGCTCAGTACTTGCAGAACAAACCAGAAGTCTGCGAACCAGCCTTTCATTTTTAGCACCTAAAACAAAGCTCAAGTCATTACTTTTTACCTCTAGTATAAGTGGTGAAGGAAAAAGCTTTGTATCATTAAATCTAGGAGCAAGTTTGAGTTTAGCAAATAAAAAGACTATCATTTTGGAATTAGACCTACGCAAACCTAAACTTCATAAATATCTTAACTTAAATAATAGTACCGGATTAAGTAATTATTTAGCTGGCTATACATCTCTTAATGAAATTATCCAGAAAGTACCTGGACATGATAACTATTTCATCATAACAGCCGGGCCATTGCCGCCTAATCCTGCTGAATTATTAATGTTTGGTAGTTTAACCGAGCTATTTATTCAATTACGAAAAGACTTTGATTACATCATCATTGATGCTCCTCCGATTGGATTAGTTACCGATGCTCAGATATTAGCAGAACAAGCGGACGCCACGCTTTTTGTGATTCGCCATAATTACACACCTAAACTTCAGTTAAAACGGTTAAATGAATTATTTAAGGAGAGACGTTTTAAGAATTTTGGGTTGGTATTCAACGCAATTAACGAAAGTGCCCGTTATGGATCTGAGTACGGATATGGGTATGGTTATGGAAATGGCTATTATATTGGCAACAATACAGTGGAGAGTAGGACAGAAAAGGTTAGAGCATAA
- a CDS encoding oligosaccharide flippase family protein — MTSTLLLKVNKNLLKSSFAINSLWAIMSLFVSKGLNFITIAYVAKTLGPKQFGEFNVIQTTVGLFGTVSGLGLGLAATKLIAEFKDVDQKKVGEIIGSLFLLSNLISVFVFIVFFISSTWIAGGLLNNENLSILLKITSFIVVLDAMIGVQNGILSGFESFRDITFVNTIVGLVGSPLMIIGTLYFGLTGLTVMLLTSRVINVWINSTYLRKNYKNFNITVKTHLTKDKLKPIFGISIPSFLSSMTTSPVNWVSTTIFVNQPMGFSALGIYNAANQLRQFVLFLPDSAGKVSIPAMANAFGNGNFSKFKSTVLTTFLWNLVLSLGPAVVIFLFSGIFKNFIGKEYTISTNLIVIILATGVLVALNNAIGYIFICSNLIWYDFVLRIFWGVTLIVLLLIYGRYNGVTGYAISILGATIVHMIIQIFLLIIGVGKKLLKSTIR, encoded by the coding sequence ATGACTTCGACTTTATTATTAAAGGTTAATAAAAACCTGCTTAAAAGCTCGTTTGCCATAAACTCATTATGGGCAATAATGAGTCTGTTTGTTTCGAAAGGATTAAATTTTATTACGATTGCTTATGTAGCCAAAACGCTAGGTCCTAAGCAATTTGGTGAATTTAATGTCATTCAAACAACTGTCGGTCTGTTTGGAACAGTATCAGGCTTGGGGCTTGGCCTGGCTGCAACTAAATTAATAGCAGAATTTAAAGATGTTGATCAAAAAAAAGTAGGTGAAATAATTGGCTCACTATTCTTATTATCAAATCTCATTAGCGTATTTGTCTTTATTGTCTTTTTTATATCATCCACTTGGATTGCAGGTGGTTTATTAAACAATGAAAATCTTTCTATTTTACTTAAAATCACATCCTTTATTGTCGTGCTCGATGCGATGATTGGTGTCCAAAATGGCATTCTATCGGGTTTCGAATCATTTCGAGACATTACTTTTGTCAATACTATTGTAGGTTTGGTTGGTTCTCCATTGATGATAATTGGAACCCTCTACTTTGGATTAACAGGGTTAACTGTAATGCTATTAACCTCAAGAGTAATTAATGTTTGGATAAATAGCACCTATCTTAGAAAGAATTACAAAAACTTCAATATTACGGTTAAAACCCACCTAACAAAGGATAAATTAAAACCCATTTTTGGCATTAGCATACCCTCATTTTTAAGTAGTATGACTACAAGTCCTGTTAATTGGGTTAGCACTACAATTTTTGTTAATCAGCCTATGGGATTTAGTGCTTTAGGAATTTATAATGCGGCGAATCAGTTACGGCAGTTCGTTTTATTTCTACCTGATAGTGCAGGGAAAGTCTCAATTCCTGCTATGGCAAATGCATTCGGCAATGGCAACTTTTCAAAATTTAAATCCACAGTCTTAACTACCTTTTTATGGAATTTGGTTCTCTCATTAGGTCCAGCAGTAGTTATCTTCCTCTTTTCTGGAATATTTAAGAATTTCATAGGCAAAGAATATACAATTAGCACTAATCTTATAGTCATAATATTAGCAACAGGCGTATTGGTTGCCTTAAATAACGCTATTGGTTATATATTCATTTGCTCAAACCTTATCTGGTATGACTTTGTTCTTAGAATCTTTTGGGGGGTAACATTAATAGTTTTATTGCTTATATATGGTAGATACAATGGGGTTACTGGTTATGCAATCTCCATTCTTGGGGCTACTATAGTACATATGATTATACAAATTTTCTTATTAATAATAGGGGTTGGAAAGAAACTTCTTAAGAGTACAATCAGGTAA